Proteins found in one Neodiprion lecontei isolate iyNeoLeco1 chromosome 6, iyNeoLeco1.1, whole genome shotgun sequence genomic segment:
- the LOC107222421 gene encoding achaete-scute complex protein T3-like, with protein MTLVGLKEEKLNELPVMLTVQQHHAGMLGSGVGSQVHRSNVIVSTSSGGITGSMESKSLQHGCKRAKLYAQATPYSAVPHQPASVARRNARERNRVKQVNNGFATLRQHIPQSVAQALGGNTAGTGGASRAGSKKLSKVETLRMAVEYIRSLQRLLEENDGSSDSEIHHHLRQSAESSFNPPPSSEASSSPTPSFVSEASSGGGSQGYGTATGTLYAQHSDSYDNYEPMSPEDEELLDVITWWQQSQ; from the exons ATGACCTTAGTGGGACTTAAGGAAGAGAAACTTAACGAGTTGCCAGTTATGTTGACCGTCCAGCAGCATCACGCCGGCATGTTGGGCTCGGGTGTTGGGTCCCAGGTTCATCGGAGCAACGTGATCGTGTCGACGAGCAGCGGCGGGATCACCGGGAGCATGGAGTCGAAGAGCTTGCAGCACGGGTGCAAGCGGGCGAAGCTCTACGCCCAGGCGACACCCTACAGCGCCGTTCCGCACCAACCGGCCTCCGTAGCGCGGCGAAACGCCCGCGAGCGGAATCGCGTGAAACAGGTTAACAACGGGTTCGCGACCCTGCGCCAGCATATCCCGCAGAGCGTGGCTCAGGCTCTCGGCGGAAACACGGCCGGGACCGGAGGCGCGTCTCGGGCCGGAAGCAAGAAGCTCTCGAAGGTCGAAACGCTGCGGATGGCCGTAGAGTACATCCGCAGTCTTCAGCGCCTGCTCGAGGAGAACGACGGCTCCTCGGA TTCCGAGATCCATCACCACCTCAGACAGAGTGCGGAATCCTCGTTCAACCCGCCACCCTCGTCAGAGGCTTCCAGTTCTCCGACGCCCAGCTTCGTTTCCGAGGCGTCTTCGGGGGGTGGAAGTCAGGGCTACGGAACCGCCACCGGCACCCTCTACGCCCAGCACTCCGACAGCTACGACAACTACGAACCGATGAGTCCCGAGGACGAGGAACTCCTCGACGTCATCACGTGGTGGCAGCAGAGTCAATGA